Proteins from a genomic interval of Lolium perenne isolate Kyuss_39 chromosome 1, Kyuss_2.0, whole genome shotgun sequence:
- the LOC127325612 gene encoding protein MLN51 homolog: protein MADKEEKPEPETEEQREQEEQEEEYESDLDDLPLPAVRRRAEASDEEEEEEDDEEVPLPRRKAGSDADSDGQGAAEVYDEEYEEVYEDFEQGRGGAVAAAPREAGAVNGAGEAGEEAAEGEGEEGKKEAEPFAVPTAGAFYMHDDRFQEARGRGRGRRILSDRNLWNPKEEQAWVHDRYDEMHPRGYHNGNIRNPRGRSRGRGNLPGGRTRGGSRGNFRGNRSRAHDDNQNYSYVPKGTHVASDNMKNPRPDPHANGKNRASKPSHSHNDDVDSLNMVPKESRTYNDNSRSNKDTPRVSRGRGSKRYQPRSRSTTEISSEQNNRSQNPENALSNAKLGRHQPQNSNSRPEQGFPNKQSFASNLSSASPPFYPSRPSQPSTTSGPFSLPNVMERVSPTPQYAPLSRGKAFVPSVGHGKLVVEGPIKGIDSPGSHLSPSSSNNQSPPVLTEDAETYSPHGSNKATTRWAVKGQHGDQGEERASFLYGRGHVPGVTGSLSLGDQGFHGTPALFPVMQFGGQHPGGPGVPSIGMALPGFVSQQQLGLNNSEMAWLPILAGSAGGLGPTYGSPYIAMDGSYYSRPSEQASSPVSPREPSASNAPSQLKSSEITDVVNDESSRRQNKPRRYSEMNFGQ, encoded by the exons ATGGCCGACAAGGAGGAGAAACCGGAGCCGGAGACGGAGGAGCAGCGGGAGCAGGAGGAACAGGAGGAGGAGTACGAGAGCGACCTCGACGACTTGCCGCTCCCGGCCGTGAGGCGCCGGGCCGAGGCgagcgacgaggaagaggaggaggaggacgacgaggaggtcCCCTTGCCGCGGAGGAAGGCCGGATCCGACGCGGACTCCGACGGGCAGGGCGCCGCCGAGGTGTACGATGAGGAATACGAGGAGGTGTACGAGGACTTCGAGCAAGGGCGCGGCGGGGCGGTTGCCGCGGCGCCGAGGGAGGCCGGTGCGGTCAACGGGGCAGGGGAGGCTGGGGAGGAGGCCgcggagggggagggggaggaggGGAAGAAGGAGGCCGAGCCCTTCGCCGTGCCGACGGCGGGCGCCTTCTACATGCACGACGACCGCTTCCAGGAGGCCCGCGGCCGTGGGCGTGGCAG GAGAATTTTGAGTGATAGAAATTTGTGGAATCCTAAAGAGGAGCAAGCGTGGGTTCATGACAGATATGATGAGATGCATCCACGCGGTTATCATAATGGCAAT ATAAGAAATCCGAGAGGCCGCTCTAGAGGGCGTGGTAACCTACCTGGCGGTAGGACTCGTGGTGGTAGCCGTGGTAATTTCAGAGGCAACAGGTCACGAGCACATGATGATAACCAGAACTACAGTTATGTTCCCAAGGGAACGCATGTTGCCAGTGATAATATGAAGAATCCAAGACCAGATCCACATGCGAATGGGAAGAACAGAGCTTCCAAACCGTCTCATTCTCATAATGATGATGTTGATAGCTTGAACATGGTTCCAAAAGAATCTCGCACTTACAATGACAATTCCAGAAGTAACAAGGACACACCAAGAGTGAGTCGAGGCAGAGGCTCTAAGCGTTACCAACCACGTTCGAGGAGTACCACTGAGATTTCGTCAGAGCAAAATAATAG ATCACAGAATCCTGAAAATGCCCTGTCAAACGCAAAACTGGGTAGACACCAGCCTCAGAATTCAAATTCTCGGCCTGAACAAGGTTTTCCAAATAAGCAATCCTTTGCATCAAACTTGAGTTCAGCTTCGCCGCCCTTTTACCCTTCTCGGCCATCACAACCCAGTACTACTAGTGGACCGTTCTCACTCCCCAATGTGATGGAGCGTGTTTCTCCAACCCCACAATATGCCCCCTTGTCGAGAGGGAAGGCTTTTGTACCATCTGTTGGGCATGGCAAGTTGGTTGTTGAAGGCCCTATAAAGGGCATTGATAGCCCTGGATCACATTTGTCTCCATCATCGTCAAATAACCAATCTCCGCCAGTTTTGACTGAAGACGCTGAAACTTATTCACCTCATGGATCAAACAAGGCTACTACTCGATGGGCGGTAAAGGGACAACATGGTGACCAAGGAGAAGAGCGTGCTTCCTTTCTCTATGGCAGAGGTCATGTTCCCGGGGTTACAGGAAGTCTTTCTCTTGGTGATCAGGGTTTCCATGGCACCCCAGCGCTCTTTCCAG TCATGCAGTTTGGAGGCCAGCATCCAGGTGGACCTGGTGTTCCTTCGATTGGTATGGCTCTACCAGGATTTGTGTCTCAGCAACAACTTGGCCTCAACAATTCTGAGATGGCTTG GCTACCAATATTGGCTGGTTCCGCTGGAGGCTTAGGACCGACTTATGGCTCGCCTTATATAGCCATGGATGGCAGCTATTATTCTCGACCTTCAGAACAGGCATCTTCACCAGTTTCTCCTAG AGAACCTAGTGCAAGTAATGCCCCTTCGCAGTTGAAGTCCTCAGAAATAACAG ATGTTGTAAATGATGAGTCTAGTCGACGCCAAAATAAACCTCGCCG GTACTCGGAGATGAACTTTGGACAATGA
- the LOC127325627 gene encoding UDP-glycosyltransferase 73C5-like — MASAEHGKKLRILLIPFFATSHIGPQTDLAVRLAAACPDAVEPTLAVTPANVAVVRAALDRHGASAASSAIKIATYPFPHVAGVPPGVENLTPAAGDAWRITAAALEEGLTRPAQEALIRDLSPDAIITDVHFSWNSIVAGELGVPCVTFGVIGAFSSLAMHHLSSTLDGSSESDQQEVVVPGFPGPEIRIPMAELPEFLRCQQKNERFNTTVQGIGTTGFGLARNTFFDMEQQYCELYARHGYVHRAYFVGPVSLPLPRGGAAGVGESSRAITSWLGSMRTCSVVYVCFGTYALVSDDQLRELALGLEASGHPFLWVLRADGWTPPAGWEERVGKRGMLVNGWAPQTAILAHPSVGAFLTHCGSSSLLEAAAAGVPMLTWPLEFDQFIGERLVTDVLKIGERVWSGPRSTRYEEKVTVPAEAVARAVARFLEPGGRGEAARVRVRELALKAHAAVEEGGSSHTDLRRLINDLIEAKEAAARCRQ; from the coding sequence ATGGCATCTGCGGAGCACGGCAAGAAGCTGCGGATCCTGCTCATCCCCTTCTTCGCCACCAGCCACATCGGTCCGCAAACGGACCTCGCCGTCCGCCTTGCCGCGGCCTGCCCTGACGCCGTCGAGCCGACATTGGCCGTCACCCCGGCGAACGTCGCGGTCGTTCGGGCGGCACTCGATCGGCACGGCGCCTCCGCGGCGAGCAGCGCCATCAAGATAGCCACCTACCCGTTTCCGCACGTGGCCGGCGTCCCACCCGGCGTGGAGAACCTCACCCCCGCCGCCGGCGACGCGTGGCGCATCACGGCCGCGGCCCTCGAGGAGGGGCTGACGCGGCCCGCGCAGGAAGCGCTCATCCGGGACCTGTCCCCCGACGCCATCATCACGGACGTCCACTTCTCCTGGAACTCCATCGTCGCCGGCGAGCTCGGCGTGCCGTGCGTTACGTTCGGCGTCATCGGCGCCTTCTCGTCGCTCGCCATGCACCACCTCAGCAGCACACTCGACGGCAGCTCCGAGTCCGACCAACAGGAGGTGGTGGTCCCTGGGTTCCCAGGGCCGGAGATACGGATCCCGATGGCCGAACTGCCGGAGTTCTTGAGGTGCCAGCAGAAGAACGAACGGTTCAACACGACCGTCCAGGGGATAGGTACTACGGGCTTCGGCCTCGCCCGCAACACCTTCTTCGACATGGAGCAGCAGTACTGCGAGCTGTACGCGCGCCACGGCTACGTGCATCGCGCCTACTTCGTCGGACCAGTGTCGTTGCCGTTACCACGGGGCGGAGCTGCAGGCGTCGGCGAGTCATCACGCGCCATCACCAGTTGGCTGGGCTCGATGCGGACATGCTCGGTGGTGTACGTATGCTTCGGCACCTACGCTTTGGTCTCGGACGATCAGCTCCGGGAGCTGGCTCTCGGGCTGGAAGCTTCCGGCCATCCGTTTTTGTGGGTGCTGAGGGCCGACGGGTGGACACCGCCGGCGGGGTGGGAGGAGCGCGTGGGGAAGAGGGGGATGCTCGTCAATGGCTGGGCGCCACAGACCGCGATACTGGCTCATCCGTCCGTTGGGGCGTTCCTGACGCACTGCGGCTCGAGCTCGctgctggaggcggcggcggccggcgtgcCGATGCTGACGTGGCCGCTGGAGTTCGACCAGTTCATCGGAGAGAGGCTAGTGACGGACGTTCTCAAGATTGGCGAGAGGGTGTGGAGCGGGCCACGGAGCACGAGGTACGAGGAGAAGGTGACAGTgccggcggaggcggtggcgcgggCGGTGGCGAGATTCTTGGAGCCTGGAGGAAGAGGAGAGGCAGCCAGGGTCAGGGTGCGGGAGCTCGCCCTCAAGGCTCACGCCGCCGTGGAGGAAGGCGGGTCCTCGCACACTGATCTGCGCAGGCTCATCAACGATCTGATAGAAGCAAAGGAGGCCGCCGCGCGCTGCCGACAGTGA
- the LOC127325620 gene encoding heavy metal-associated isoprenylated plant protein 28, whose product MRRLWSLSRVLDCFAACAGTGCGCLCVRGMDEEEEPSMERKALVSSSSQVVRLRDVGKPIRTLGFLLEPKTVELRVSMHCNGCAKKVQKHISKMEGVTSFEVDLHRKKVVVTGDVTPLEVLQSISKVKLAQLWMPPQLC is encoded by the exons ATGAGGCGGCTATGGAGTCTCAGCAGGGTCCTGGACTGCTTCGCGGCGTGCGCTGGCACCGGCTGCGGGTGCCTGTGCGTGCGCGGgatggacgaggaggaggagccatCCATGGAGAGGAAGGCCCTGGTGAGTAGCAGCAGCCAGGTGGTGAGGCTCAGGGACGTCGGGAAGCCGATCAGGACGCTGGGTTTCCTTCTagagcccaag ACAGTGGAGCTGAGGGTGTCGATGCACTGCAATGGCTGCGCCAAGAAAGTTCAGAAGCACATCTCAAAGATGGAAG GCGTGACATCGTTCGAGGTGGATCTGCATCGGAAGAAGGTGGTGGTGACCGGGGACGTGACGCCGTTGGAGGTGCTGCAGAGCATCTCCAAGGTGAAGCTCGCCCAGCTGTGGATGCCCCCTCAGCTATGCTAA